In a genomic window of Ignavibacteria bacterium:
- a CDS encoding glycosyltransferase — protein MIVPTLHEEKLLAATLSVFDAAWRVSVRAELIVSDGGSTDGTLEIARQFADIVVVHEGDHRQTIAEGRNAGARVATGDVLVFINGDTVPSDREKFTSCLINFAERTGPYARASALACPVGFRPDEEKIADKAFHTFYNSYVWFLLLLRIGAGRGECQVVRRKVFEMVGGYRSELAAGEDFDLLARIGTKARVRFAWEMLVFESPRRFRKFGYFRVLFAWTINALSVMFRGRSSSDEWEPVR, from the coding sequence GTGATCGTTCCAACGCTGCATGAAGAAAAACTCCTCGCGGCCACACTGTCGGTGTTCGACGCAGCGTGGCGTGTATCAGTGCGTGCCGAACTTATCGTAAGTGATGGCGGCAGTACGGACGGAACACTCGAGATCGCACGACAGTTCGCGGATATTGTTGTTGTGCACGAGGGAGATCATCGGCAGACCATCGCAGAGGGACGCAATGCCGGAGCAAGGGTCGCAACGGGCGATGTACTCGTCTTCATCAATGGAGATACAGTTCCATCCGATCGTGAGAAGTTTACATCGTGCTTGATCAACTTTGCAGAGCGCACAGGTCCGTATGCTCGGGCATCAGCCTTGGCATGTCCTGTTGGATTCCGCCCGGATGAGGAAAAGATCGCAGATAAGGCATTCCATACCTTCTACAACAGCTACGTGTGGTTCCTGTTGCTCCTGCGAATCGGAGCCGGCAGGGGAGAATGTCAGGTGGTACGTCGTAAGGTGTTTGAAATGGTAGGCGGATACCGAAGTGAATTGGCCGCAGGGGAGGATTTTGATCTCTTGGCCCGTATCGGAACCAAGGCGCGTGTTCGTTTCGCGTGGGAAATGCTTGTGTTCGAGTCGCCCCGACGGTTCCGCAAGTTTGGGTATTTTCGTGTTCTGTTCGCGTGGACGATCAACGCCCTGAGCGTCATGTTCAGGGGGCGTTCCTCCTCCGATGAATGGGAACCTGTACGATAA
- a CDS encoding DUF2279 domain-containing protein, translating into MHCKALLAICSLVLLVPASLTAGGDSLYVPPSLFRYADNQRYTITGGTPRLETELQAAPTIAFGVGMTGLIVGLHIYQRNAWWPEGDSAEFHIQEDLEYARGLDKLGHIYTSYVMSTFCGDVLMECGLDQTAAMWTGAGMGFAYLMYVEIQDGYAREWGFSPSDAMADFVGAAYYAAQYQIPFLQNFTPRWSYVPASWVGYPVSNNRQKIFIDDYNSTTFWLACNVNNLLPNDAAAYWPDWLMFSVGYGIKNYDVVDANGVPVGVTRRYLFGLDYDWVKIIPESKVGVVNYLRQALNYIRLPGPTLEVGDEGVKFGLFYPFAIVVPL; encoded by the coding sequence ATGCACTGTAAAGCGCTTCTAGCGATCTGTTCACTTGTTCTGCTCGTGCCGGCATCCCTGACGGCCGGTGGGGATTCTCTCTATGTCCCACCGTCGCTGTTTCGTTATGCCGACAATCAGCGCTATACGATCACGGGCGGAACTCCCCGCCTTGAAACTGAACTTCAAGCGGCACCAACCATTGCATTTGGTGTTGGAATGACGGGACTGATCGTTGGCCTGCATATCTATCAACGAAATGCATGGTGGCCGGAAGGGGATAGCGCAGAGTTCCATATACAGGAAGACCTAGAGTATGCCCGCGGACTCGATAAACTTGGGCACATCTATACATCATATGTAATGAGCACATTCTGCGGTGATGTCCTGATGGAGTGTGGTCTTGACCAGACTGCTGCCATGTGGACCGGTGCAGGGATGGGGTTCGCCTACTTAATGTACGTGGAGATCCAGGACGGCTATGCAAGGGAATGGGGCTTTTCACCATCTGATGCCATGGCCGACTTCGTTGGAGCTGCCTACTATGCGGCACAGTATCAGATCCCGTTCCTTCAGAATTTCACACCACGATGGAGTTACGTGCCGGCCTCATGGGTTGGATACCCCGTGAGCAACAATCGGCAGAAGATCTTCATCGATGACTATAACAGCACAACCTTCTGGCTTGCCTGTAACGTGAACAATCTCTTGCCGAACGATGCCGCTGCATATTGGCCTGATTGGCTGATGTTCTCGGTGGGATATGGCATCAAGAACTATGACGTTGTGGATGCGAATGGTGTGCCCGTTGGCGTAACACGACGGTACCTTTTCGGGCTTGACTATGACTGGGTGAAGATCATACCGGAGTCAAAGGTCGGTGTAGTGAACTATCTACGTCAGGCCCTCAACTATATTCGTCTTCCGGGCCCAACTCTTGAAGTTGGTGATGAGGGTGTAAAGTTTGGACTCTTTTATCCATTTGCGATCGTTGTACCACTCTGA
- a CDS encoding KpsF/GutQ family sugar-phosphate isomerase, with protein sequence MTHSEILTLARQGLAWQLSAIDLLSEQLDEGFIEAARSIAGASKVVATGLGKSGFIARKMAATLTSVHIPGVYLHPVDALHGDIGMLGATDVLIAFSKSGETPEVVNLTRLVRELNMKVISITCRAGTTLGSLSDHALVAPILHELDPLNLLPTASTTQSLILADLLSVAAAHINGDIVNRLQRSHPHGGIGIALLRNVEDVMHSGDALPRITSEKTIAEAVHVLTSTALGIVCVIDEHGALEGILTDGDVRRMVGTHFDLSSTLVRDVMTVHPVVVQQTDSLHTALQAMEARERQISVVPVVREGRCVGVVRVHDIIRAQL encoded by the coding sequence ATGACACACTCTGAGATACTCACCCTTGCACGGCAAGGCCTCGCATGGCAGCTCTCTGCCATCGACCTTCTGTCTGAGCAACTCGATGAAGGATTCATAGAAGCGGCCAGATCCATTGCAGGTGCTTCGAAGGTTGTTGCAACTGGACTCGGAAAGTCTGGCTTCATTGCTCGAAAGATGGCTGCGACGTTGACGAGTGTCCATATACCTGGTGTATACCTACACCCAGTTGATGCCTTGCACGGTGATATCGGAATGCTTGGAGCAACAGACGTCCTCATCGCCTTCTCGAAGAGCGGTGAGACTCCTGAGGTGGTGAATCTCACTCGGTTGGTACGAGAACTCAACATGAAGGTGATCTCCATCACGTGCCGTGCCGGTACAACGTTGGGGTCGCTCTCTGATCATGCGTTGGTGGCGCCGATTCTGCATGAGCTTGATCCGCTGAATCTCTTGCCAACAGCAAGTACCACTCAATCACTGATCCTTGCGGATCTTCTGAGTGTTGCAGCAGCACATATCAATGGTGACATTGTGAACAGGTTGCAGCGCTCGCATCCGCACGGTGGAATCGGTATAGCCTTATTGCGGAACGTAGAGGACGTAATGCACTCTGGAGATGCATTGCCACGGATAACATCAGAGAAGACGATCGCTGAAGCTGTTCACGTCCTTACGTCAACTGCACTCGGTATCGTATGCGTGATAGATGAGCATGGTGCTCTGGAAGGCATACTTACAGATGGAGATGTTCGGCGCATGGTCGGAACACATTTTGACCTGAGTTCGACTCTGGTGCGAGATGTAATGACGGTGCACCCAGTGGTCGTCCAACAGACGGACTCACTTCATACTGCCCTTCAAGCCATGGAGGCCAGGGAGCGGCAGATCTCAGTGGTGCCTGTTGTTCGTGAGGGACGTTGCGTCGGAGTGGTGCGGGTACACGATATCATTCGTGCGCAACTATGA
- a CDS encoding T9SS type A sorting domain-containing protein, whose amino-acid sequence MLLHLGDTMQRVVRAAAVLVVMACCATHVHAQLSIRFSLDTMRFGDIGPCLGARDSFDLINTGTRIVPSPGSSIIPGFQVDAENDNNIFPGETRKMYVTFIGNAVVQSYTSRYLLNVTIQGESSSDTLWILARRIAGKCCVFRVDTIRGYPGEDVEIRIIQDSTSAGVFLSDVTSTMNVRFDPTTLVPTGTSPQVIDRKNGEVTFSVRLRNDNGVLASIPARLTLGTSISTEARIAWHSNSDIRVIDTTYAGPVDLLGVCTHPRNRLFDPQASIPRMWIWQGALYVEATASTTLPVEVFDVNGRSVLTIHAAAHGITSAQLDRGVYLVRYGDRTKSVISQ is encoded by the coding sequence GTGTTGTTGCATCTCGGTGATACCATGCAACGCGTGGTTCGCGCTGCCGCTGTTCTCGTTGTGATGGCGTGTTGCGCCACTCATGTACACGCACAACTCAGTATTCGATTCAGTCTGGACACTATGCGCTTCGGTGACATTGGTCCATGCCTCGGCGCACGTGATTCGTTTGACCTGATCAATACCGGCACACGTATCGTGCCGTCTCCGGGTTCCTCCATCATACCCGGATTCCAAGTTGATGCTGAGAACGACAACAACATCTTTCCGGGTGAAACTCGCAAGATGTACGTGACGTTCATCGGCAATGCTGTTGTGCAATCGTACACATCGCGATACTTGTTGAATGTGACGATACAAGGAGAGTCGTCTTCTGACACACTGTGGATCCTCGCTCGCAGGATCGCGGGCAAGTGCTGTGTGTTCCGCGTTGATACAATTCGCGGATATCCTGGGGAAGATGTTGAGATCCGAATCATTCAGGACAGTACCTCTGCCGGTGTGTTTCTCTCCGACGTGACCTCAACGATGAACGTGCGTTTCGATCCGACAACCTTGGTCCCTACCGGAACCTCGCCGCAGGTGATCGATCGTAAGAACGGAGAAGTGACATTCTCCGTCCGACTTCGCAACGACAACGGTGTGCTTGCGTCCATCCCTGCACGACTAACGCTTGGTACGTCGATCTCAACCGAAGCACGGATCGCCTGGCATTCAAACTCCGATATACGCGTGATCGATACCACCTATGCCGGACCCGTGGACTTGCTTGGCGTGTGTACCCACCCTCGCAATAGGCTGTTCGACCCACAGGCCTCCATCCCTCGGATGTGGATCTGGCAAGGGGCTCTCTATGTTGAAGCCACGGCATCCACAACATTGCCCGTTGAAGTGTTCGATGTGAATGGCAGATCCGTGCTGACCATACATGCAGCAGCACACGGCATCACGAGCGCACAGCTGGACCGCGGAGTGTACCTCGTACGATACGGTGATCGAACGAAGAGTGTGATCTCCCAATGA
- a CDS encoding DUF4115 domain-containing protein: protein MDPLAERFRRERERLGISIRELALETKIREPYIDALERGRYDVLPAVYVRSFIRTIGVTLQIPAEEIQSLMDATFDDESSTSGRLPAYKPQQPQRESQISFSNAAQRTTEAVAASMDKVKSVAQSPLQQAQQATKKISPLTGALILAVFLGFGLWWFVFRDSGPDTGIPATDVVDVSSSADQSIADTDSLILTAIASDTAWISITMDGTRNQQAVLLPEGEYRWSAMEKFVVSLGNAGAIQFFRNGRPLPAFGRSGEAVREIRISRKDVTASNTTFKAPPAPAAKEPVAKPAVQQATKPVVNTAAKPVAKPVTKPVAKPVAKPAGKPVAKPTAKPAVKPVPKKATAPVAKKKIERPLITPAPPQPIRR from the coding sequence ATGGATCCACTTGCGGAGAGATTCCGCCGGGAGCGCGAGCGGCTCGGAATCAGCATACGAGAACTTGCGCTCGAGACCAAGATACGCGAGCCGTACATCGATGCGTTGGAGCGAGGACGCTACGACGTATTGCCGGCGGTCTATGTACGATCATTCATCAGAACTATTGGCGTAACGCTTCAGATACCGGCAGAAGAAATTCAGTCGTTGATGGACGCAACGTTCGATGATGAGAGCAGCACTTCCGGAAGGCTTCCAGCATACAAGCCTCAGCAACCACAACGGGAATCACAGATCTCGTTCTCTAACGCAGCCCAGCGAACCACAGAAGCTGTTGCTGCATCAATGGACAAGGTGAAGTCGGTTGCTCAGTCACCTTTACAACAGGCTCAACAAGCAACAAAGAAGATCTCTCCTCTAACGGGAGCACTGATCCTTGCAGTGTTTCTTGGTTTCGGTCTATGGTGGTTCGTATTCCGCGACAGTGGTCCGGATACCGGCATCCCGGCTACAGATGTTGTGGACGTATCCTCATCGGCAGACCAGAGTATTGCAGACACAGACAGTCTCATCCTTACAGCGATCGCATCTGATACAGCGTGGATCAGCATCACCATGGATGGAACACGCAACCAACAAGCGGTACTTCTTCCCGAGGGTGAGTACCGATGGAGTGCGATGGAAAAGTTCGTTGTTTCTCTTGGGAATGCTGGCGCTATCCAATTCTTCCGCAATGGTCGCCCCCTACCGGCTTTTGGTAGATCAGGAGAAGCAGTTCGCGAGATACGGATCTCCCGGAAGGACGTAACTGCATCGAACACCACGTTCAAGGCCCCGCCAGCCCCTGCTGCGAAGGAACCGGTGGCTAAGCCGGCAGTTCAGCAGGCAACCAAGCCAGTCGTTAACACCGCTGCGAAACCCGTAGCAAAACCTGTTACGAAACCGGTTGCAAAGCCAGTGGCCAAACCGGCCGGGAAGCCCGTGGCAAAACCAACTGCGAAGCCAGCTGTGAAACCAGTGCCCAAGAAAGCAACAGCACCTGTTGCTAAGAAGAAGATCGAAAGGCCGTTGATCACGCCGGCGCCACCGCAGCCTATACGTCGCTGA
- a CDS encoding DUF1446 domain-containing protein: MKQSIRIASGQGFWGDLQNAPLQQVSRGPIDYLVMDYLAEVTMSILQKQRMRNPDLGYARDLVDVCEEILPYLMERGITLITNGGGVNPLAARDKIFEVAKKLGITGLKIGVVLGDDILPRISELVDDGHQMLHMETGEPIANVKDQLLSANVYTGAWPLVEALKQGAQIIITGRTTDTGLTLAPMIHEFGWGVEDWDLLAAGTVAGHINECGAQASGGNFLGDWRSLPDMADVGFPIIEAFPDGTFIVTKHDGTGGAVTRETVSEQLMYEIGDPAMYITPDCIADFGSIRLEDLGNNRVRVFDVKGKPFTPFYKVSASYLDGYVAFGSLTYSAPDAYDKAQAADKILRTRLERLGLTFDEIRTEFVGMNACHGPIAAQITPNEVMMRIGVRGKDKASVERFGKEIAPLILTGPPSATGFSGGRPKASDVVAYFPALLDKSVLEMHVQVDAL, encoded by the coding sequence ATGAAACAATCCATACGCATTGCCTCCGGTCAAGGATTCTGGGGAGATCTCCAGAATGCCCCTCTTCAACAGGTTTCTCGCGGACCTATTGACTATCTCGTGATGGACTATCTGGCCGAGGTCACGATGTCGATCCTCCAGAAGCAGCGGATGCGAAACCCTGACTTGGGCTATGCTCGCGACCTTGTAGACGTCTGCGAAGAGATCCTGCCGTACCTGATGGAACGCGGCATCACACTGATCACCAACGGTGGTGGTGTGAATCCTCTGGCCGCGCGCGACAAGATCTTTGAGGTTGCAAAGAAACTCGGGATCACCGGGTTGAAGATCGGCGTTGTGTTGGGTGACGATATCCTTCCGCGGATCAGCGAGTTGGTTGATGACGGACACCAGATGCTCCATATGGAGACAGGGGAGCCCATCGCAAATGTGAAGGATCAACTCCTCAGTGCCAATGTGTACACAGGCGCTTGGCCATTGGTGGAAGCACTCAAGCAAGGTGCGCAGATCATCATCACAGGTAGAACAACTGATACGGGGCTTACCCTTGCCCCTATGATCCATGAATTCGGTTGGGGCGTTGAAGACTGGGATCTGCTTGCCGCGGGAACAGTAGCCGGCCACATCAATGAATGTGGTGCCCAAGCCTCGGGTGGTAATTTCCTTGGTGACTGGCGATCACTGCCGGACATGGCCGACGTTGGATTCCCGATCATCGAAGCATTCCCTGACGGAACATTCATCGTCACAAAACATGACGGTACCGGTGGTGCTGTGACACGCGAGACCGTTAGCGAGCAACTCATGTATGAGATCGGTGATCCTGCGATGTACATCACACCGGATTGCATTGCAGATTTTGGAAGCATTCGCCTTGAAGATCTCGGGAACAACCGTGTGCGCGTCTTTGATGTGAAGGGCAAACCATTCACACCGTTTTATAAGGTGAGTGCGAGCTACCTCGATGGATATGTTGCATTCGGCTCGCTGACATATTCCGCGCCCGACGCCTATGATAAGGCACAGGCGGCTGATAAGATCCTTCGTACGCGACTCGAGCGGCTTGGTCTCACATTCGATGAGATCCGTACGGAATTCGTAGGCATGAATGCATGCCACGGACCGATCGCAGCTCAGATCACGCCGAATGAAGTGATGATGCGCATCGGAGTTCGTGGTAAGGACAAGGCATCCGTTGAGCGTTTTGGAAAAGAGATCGCCCCGTTGATCCTTACCGGACCACCGAGTGCAACAGGATTCTCCGGCGGCAGACCAAAGGCCAGCGACGTAGTGGCGTATTTCCCGGCACTGCTTGATAAGTCGGTCCTCGAAATGCATGTCCAGGTCGATGCACTGTAA
- a CDS encoding phosphoribosylformylglycinamidine cyclo-ligase encodes MDYKTAGVNIEAGEALVDSIKPFVKATRTPGVLSEIGMFGGFFDARFPGLEHPVLVASADGVGTKLKVAVMAGVHDTVGQCLVNHCVNDILACGARPQFFLDYFATGKLESGVARDVIKGMAQACTENGCALLGGETAEMPSIYADGDYDVAGTIVGVVDKPKILNGSRVQEGDVLIGLPSSGLHTNGYSLARAALFPMYAVDQHINELGSPAGTALLAVPRSYLNVISPLLDADLVNGLSHITGGGIVGNTSRILHDGLALEIAWGSWTVPPIFGLIQQAGSVSDEEMRHVFNLGVGMIMVVSPARVDDVMARLTGEKPFIVGRVVASR; translated from the coding sequence ATGGACTACAAAACCGCTGGTGTCAACATCGAGGCCGGAGAGGCGCTCGTTGATTCGATCAAACCGTTCGTAAAGGCCACCCGTACTCCAGGTGTACTGAGCGAGATCGGAATGTTCGGTGGCTTCTTTGATGCGCGTTTTCCGGGGCTTGAGCATCCTGTATTGGTGGCCAGTGCCGATGGTGTTGGTACGAAGCTCAAGGTTGCCGTGATGGCCGGTGTCCACGACACGGTTGGGCAATGCCTTGTCAATCACTGTGTGAATGACATCCTTGCGTGTGGTGCTCGGCCACAGTTCTTCCTCGACTACTTCGCAACCGGTAAACTGGAATCGGGAGTCGCTCGCGATGTGATCAAGGGCATGGCTCAGGCCTGCACAGAGAATGGCTGCGCGCTTCTCGGCGGTGAAACTGCTGAGATGCCTTCGATCTATGCCGATGGCGACTACGATGTTGCCGGTACGATCGTTGGCGTGGTGGATAAACCAAAGATCCTCAATGGCAGCCGCGTCCAAGAAGGTGATGTTCTCATTGGTCTTCCTTCATCCGGACTTCACACGAATGGGTACTCACTTGCACGAGCTGCCTTGTTCCCAATGTATGCTGTTGACCAACACATCAATGAACTCGGCTCACCTGCCGGCACGGCCTTGCTCGCCGTTCCTCGCTCATATCTGAACGTGATAAGCCCCCTACTCGATGCGGACCTTGTTAATGGTCTGTCGCACATCACTGGCGGTGGGATCGTTGGCAATACCTCGCGCATTCTGCATGATGGTCTTGCACTTGAGATCGCATGGGGCTCCTGGACGGTACCGCCGATCTTTGGTCTCATACAGCAGGCCGGATCCGTCAGTGACGAAGAGATGCGTCATGTCTTCAACCTTGGGGTTGGCATGATCATGGTCGTCAGCCCGGCACGTGTAGACGATGTGATGGCGCGCCTTACCGGTGAGAAGCCGTTTATCGTTGGACGTGTTGTTGCATCTCGGTGA
- a CDS encoding RecQ family ATP-dependent DNA helicase, which yields MNQLIVRSAEVLRTTFGYDSFRPGQEDILGAVLRGRDVVGVLPTGGGKSLCYQVPALLFPNMTVVVSPLIALMKDQTERLQTRGVAAAAIHGGMGAGDINNIIHEAHSGRIKLLYVAPERLESVTFRRQLRTIPISLLAVDEAHCISEWGHDFRPAYQNITSLFEDRARIPILALTATATPDVRADIARSLGLTDAVEIVRGFDRPNLSFCVERTAAKIEFLTRTLRTHPNESAIIYCGSRRRVESVAEDLRRRGIAAEGYHAGMPSRERSDVQDRFLNGSTPVLAATNAFGMGIDKANVRHVFHTDLTLTLEAYYQEAGRAGRDGLPSTCTLIYQPEDRRLMEFYIAGTYPNANMCTMSIRTCATVRNCPSAVPWTHLSLPMLPVSQLLSICLLLK from the coding sequence ATGAACCAGCTCATCGTGCGCTCTGCAGAGGTCCTGCGAACGACCTTCGGGTATGATTCATTCCGTCCGGGACAAGAGGATATCCTCGGAGCCGTTCTGCGCGGACGAGATGTTGTAGGTGTTTTGCCAACCGGCGGAGGCAAGTCACTCTGTTATCAAGTTCCTGCCTTGCTGTTCCCCAACATGACGGTGGTTGTATCGCCCCTTATCGCTCTCATGAAGGATCAAACAGAGCGATTGCAAACACGCGGTGTTGCAGCGGCGGCCATTCATGGCGGGATGGGTGCGGGTGACATCAACAACATCATCCATGAAGCTCATAGTGGACGTATCAAGCTTCTGTATGTGGCTCCGGAGAGACTGGAGTCCGTTACCTTCAGGCGCCAGTTGCGTACCATACCCATCAGTCTTCTCGCCGTAGATGAAGCACACTGCATCAGTGAATGGGGTCACGACTTCCGTCCGGCCTATCAGAACATCACCTCGCTCTTCGAAGACCGTGCACGCATTCCCATTCTTGCTCTCACGGCAACGGCAACACCAGATGTGCGGGCAGATATCGCGCGATCCTTGGGGCTGACCGATGCTGTTGAGATCGTGCGTGGATTTGACCGACCCAACCTTTCGTTCTGCGTTGAACGCACGGCAGCAAAGATCGAGTTTCTTACGCGCACACTTCGAACCCATCCGAATGAATCTGCCATCATCTACTGCGGGTCGCGACGTCGAGTAGAGAGTGTGGCAGAGGACCTACGTCGTCGTGGCATTGCAGCTGAAGGATACCACGCAGGCATGCCGTCTCGAGAAAGGTCAGATGTCCAAGACCGATTTCTCAACGGTTCAACGCCTGTTCTTGCTGCTACCAATGCATTCGGCATGGGCATCGACAAAGCCAATGTGCGTCATGTCTTTCATACCGATCTCACCCTTACGTTGGAGGCTTACTACCAAGAGGCGGGCAGGGCCGGACGTGATGGACTTCCCTCCACGTGCACGCTGATCTACCAGCCCGAAGACCGTCGGCTCATGGAGTTCTATATTGCCGGTACGTATCCGAACGCAAACATGTGCACGATGTCTATACGTACCTGTGCGACCGTGCGCAATTGCCCCTCGGCAGTTCCGTGGACACACCTATCCTTGCCGATGCTGCCAGTATCGCAGTTGCTGTCCATATGCCTGTTGCTGAAGTAG